Proteins found in one Halobaculum sp. MBLA0147 genomic segment:
- a CDS encoding DUF1028 domain-containing protein, with amino-acid sequence MTFSICVREEYTDDEGERQTRFGVAVTTRLPGVGTLCPFASENGAVATQSLVNVELGRKGVAYLDDGLAVEDALQSLLNADEGSAERQLHGVDADGTFTFSGEECQGWYGHTSGTNYTVAGNLLTGEAVIDAVAETYEADAFGDAPLAERLIDALAAGHEEGGDKREELPIQSAALRVETTEDREFEPYYDDLRVDATETPIADLRETYEAAARGQEIILERYAEEEDDDESDDADAEAGADDTEDGAETETAAGGDGETGQE; translated from the coding sequence GTGACGTTCAGCATCTGTGTCCGCGAGGAGTACACCGACGACGAGGGGGAGCGACAGACGCGGTTCGGCGTCGCCGTCACGACCCGCCTGCCGGGTGTGGGGACGCTGTGTCCGTTCGCGTCCGAGAACGGCGCGGTCGCCACGCAGTCGCTCGTCAACGTGGAGTTGGGACGGAAGGGCGTCGCGTACTTGGACGACGGGCTCGCCGTCGAGGACGCACTCCAGTCGCTGTTGAACGCCGACGAGGGGAGCGCCGAACGGCAACTGCACGGCGTCGACGCCGACGGGACGTTCACCTTCTCCGGCGAGGAGTGTCAGGGGTGGTACGGCCACACCAGCGGCACGAACTACACCGTCGCGGGGAACCTCCTCACCGGCGAGGCGGTGATCGACGCGGTCGCGGAGACGTACGAGGCGGACGCCTTCGGTGACGCGCCGCTGGCGGAACGACTGATCGACGCCCTCGCGGCGGGCCACGAGGAAGGGGGCGACAAACGCGAGGAGCTCCCGATCCAGTCGGCCGCACTGCGCGTCGAGACCACCGAGGACCGCGAGTTCGAGCCGTACTACGACGACCTCCGCGTCGACGCGACGGAGACACCGATCGCGGACCTCCGGGAGACGTACGAGGCCGCCGCCCGCGGGCAAGAGATCATCCTCGAACGGTACGCCGAGGAGGAGGACGACGACGAGAGTGACGACGCGGACGCCGAGGCTGGCGCGGACGACACCGAAGACGGAGCAGAGACGGAGACTGCGGCCGGCGGCGACGGAGAGACCGGCCAGGAGTGA
- the ftsZ gene encoding cell division protein FtsZ: MQDIVQDALENAEEEQRSMSDAADGDDFGDPRIVIVGAGGAGNNTINRLYNIGVDGAETVAINTDKQHLKMIEADTKILVGKSLTQGLGAGGDPSMGERATEMAQGTIKEVLGDADLVFVTAGMGGGTGTGAAPVVSKIAKEQGAIVVGMVSTPFNVERARTVKAEEGLEELRTEADSIIVLDNNRLLDYVPNLPIGKAFSVMDQIIAETVKGISETITQPSLINLDYADMSTIMDQGGVAVMLVGETQDKNKTQEVVNDAMNHPLLDVDYRGASGGLVHITGGPDLTLKEAEGIADSITERLEASANVIWGARIQEEYKGKVRVMAIMTGVQSAQVLGPSTQKQADKSRASIEGDLTEADFDARANAEGDRHQSDGGDQRRGTTRHEDGVDVVR; the protein is encoded by the coding sequence ATGCAAGACATCGTACAAGACGCCCTCGAGAACGCGGAGGAGGAACAGCGGTCGATGTCGGACGCGGCCGACGGCGACGACTTCGGCGACCCGCGGATCGTCATCGTCGGTGCCGGCGGCGCCGGCAACAACACGATCAACCGACTGTACAACATCGGTGTCGACGGCGCGGAGACGGTCGCGATCAACACCGACAAACAGCACCTGAAGATGATCGAGGCCGACACGAAGATCCTCGTCGGCAAGTCACTCACCCAGGGACTCGGTGCGGGCGGCGACCCCAGCATGGGGGAGCGTGCCACCGAGATGGCCCAGGGGACGATCAAGGAGGTGTTGGGCGACGCCGACCTCGTCTTCGTCACCGCCGGGATGGGCGGTGGGACGGGCACCGGTGCGGCGCCGGTCGTCTCGAAGATCGCCAAGGAACAGGGTGCGATCGTCGTCGGCATGGTGTCGACGCCGTTCAACGTCGAGCGCGCCCGCACGGTGAAAGCCGAGGAGGGGCTCGAAGAGCTCCGCACCGAGGCCGACTCGATCATCGTGTTGGACAACAACCGCCTGCTGGACTACGTGCCGAACCTCCCGATCGGGAAGGCGTTCTCCGTGATGGACCAGATCATCGCGGAGACCGTGAAGGGGATCTCGGAGACGATCACCCAGCCGAGTCTCATCAACCTCGACTACGCCGACATGTCCACCATCATGGACCAGGGCGGCGTCGCGGTGATGCTCGTCGGGGAGACCCAGGACAAGAACAAGACCCAAGAGGTGGTCAACGACGCGATGAACCACCCACTGCTGGACGTGGACTATCGCGGTGCCTCGGGTGGCCTGGTCCACATCACCGGCGGCCCGGACCTCACGCTGAAGGAGGCCGAGGGGATCGCCGACTCCATCACGGAGCGGCTGGAGGCCTCGGCGAACGTGATCTGGGGCGCCCGCATCCAGGAGGAGTACAAGGGGAAGGTCCGCGTCATGGCGATCATGACCGGTGTCCAGAGCGCACAGGTGCTCGGCCCGAGCACGCAGAAGCAGGCCGACAAGTCCCGTGCGAGCATCGAGGGTGACCTCACGGAGGCGGACTTCGACGCCCGCGCGAACGCCGAGGGTGACCGCCACCAGTCCGACGGCGGCGACCAGCGGCGCGGCACGACCCGCCACGAGGACGGCGTCGACGTCGTCCGCTGA
- a CDS encoding PINc/VapC family ATPase — protein MNVVPDTSAVVDGRVSERIADGDDEDLTVFVPEAVVGELESQANDGRETGWEGLSELQELVGLAHSGEIDVEFVGERPEASHVDAADEGAVDALIREAAREHDATLLTADYVQAETAEAKGIAVEYVEARDRTRTDDGLLIEQFFDDETMSVHLKTGTVPKAKRGTVGDMHYQQIADEPSTEAQMTEWADDVTETARASTDGFVELSEPGMDIVQYGSYRIAVARPPFADGIEITAVRPIVQTDLDDYAYADELRDRFLERQRGVLISGSPGAGKSTFAQAVAEFLTDNDYAVKTMEKPRDLEVSDDVTQYTALGGDMAKTADSLLLVRPDYTIYDEVRKTHDFEVFADMRLAGVGMVGVTHATRAIDALQRLVGRVELGMIPQVVDTVIFVEAGEIDTVYDVQTEVKVPEGLTAEDLARPVIQVVDFETNRPAYEIYTFNRQVVTVPLNEESDTRESGVDRIARQEIEREIRSVARGHVDVQLRGQDEAVVYVDEDDISYVIGKGGGRISEIEERLGIDIDVRTHEENPAGGPAGGAGGGPTPGGSSGGGTPQPQGTVVEPEITSRHVVIRMDEHVGETVEVRADGEYLFTATVGRGGDIQVSRGSAIAEELEDAIDRKQTISVVAS, from the coding sequence ATGAACGTCGTTCCGGACACGAGCGCGGTCGTCGACGGCCGGGTGTCCGAACGGATCGCCGACGGGGACGACGAGGACCTGACGGTCTTCGTCCCGGAGGCGGTCGTGGGCGAACTCGAATCGCAGGCGAACGACGGCCGCGAGACCGGCTGGGAGGGACTCTCCGAACTCCAGGAGCTGGTGGGACTCGCACACTCCGGCGAGATCGACGTGGAGTTCGTCGGCGAGCGCCCGGAGGCGAGCCACGTCGACGCGGCCGACGAGGGCGCCGTCGACGCCCTGATCCGCGAGGCGGCGCGCGAACACGACGCCACGCTGCTCACCGCCGACTACGTCCAGGCCGAGACGGCCGAGGCGAAGGGAATCGCCGTCGAGTACGTCGAGGCGCGCGACCGCACCCGGACGGACGACGGCCTCCTGATCGAGCAGTTCTTCGACGACGAGACGATGTCCGTCCACCTGAAGACGGGGACGGTGCCGAAGGCCAAACGCGGCACCGTCGGCGACATGCACTACCAGCAGATCGCCGACGAGCCGTCGACGGAGGCCCAGATGACGGAGTGGGCCGACGACGTGACGGAGACGGCCCGTGCCTCGACGGACGGGTTCGTCGAACTCTCCGAGCCGGGGATGGACATCGTCCAGTACGGCAGCTACCGGATCGCGGTCGCCCGGCCGCCGTTCGCGGACGGGATCGAGATCACCGCCGTCCGGCCCATCGTCCAGACCGATCTGGACGACTACGCGTACGCCGACGAACTCCGCGACCGCTTCCTGGAACGCCAGCGTGGCGTGCTCATCTCCGGGTCGCCGGGCGCGGGGAAGTCGACGTTCGCGCAGGCCGTCGCGGAGTTCCTGACGGACAACGACTACGCCGTCAAGACGATGGAGAAGCCGCGGGACCTGGAGGTGTCCGACGACGTGACCCAGTACACGGCCCTGGGTGGGGACATGGCGAAGACCGCGGACTCGCTGTTGCTCGTCCGCCCGGACTACACCATCTACGACGAGGTGCGCAAGACCCACGACTTCGAAGTGTTCGCGGACATGCGCCTCGCGGGCGTCGGGATGGTCGGCGTCACGCACGCGACGCGGGCCATCGACGCGCTCCAGCGGCTGGTCGGCCGCGTCGAACTCGGGATGATCCCGCAGGTCGTCGACACGGTGATCTTCGTCGAAGCCGGGGAGATCGACACCGTCTACGACGTGCAGACGGAGGTGAAGGTCCCCGAGGGACTCACCGCCGAGGACCTCGCCCGGCCGGTGATCCAGGTGGTCGACTTCGAGACGAACCGTCCGGCCTACGAGATCTACACGTTCAACCGGCAGGTCGTCACCGTCCCGCTGAACGAGGAGTCGGACACACGCGAGTCCGGCGTCGACCGGATCGCGCGCCAGGAGATCGAACGGGAGATCCGCTCGGTCGCCCGCGGCCACGTCGACGTGCAACTCCGCGGCCAAGACGAGGCGGTCGTCTACGTCGACGAGGACGACATCAGCTACGTGATCGGGAAGGGTGGCGGCCGGATCTCCGAGATCGAGGAGCGACTCGGGATCGACATCGACGTCCGCACCCACGAGGAGAACCCGGCGGGCGGCCCGGCCGGCGGCGCGGGCGGTGGCCCCACACCCGGCGGCTCGTCCGGCGGTGGGACGCCACAGCCGCAGGGAACCGTCGTCGAGCCGGAGATCACCAGCCGGCACGTCGTGATCCGGATGGACGAACACGTCGGCGAGACCGTCGAGGTGCGCGCCGACGGGGAGTACCTGTTCACCGCGACCGTCGGCCGCGGTGGCGACATCCAGGTCTCGCGTGGCTCCGCCATCGCCGAGGAGCTGGAGGACGCCATCGACCGCAAACAGACGATCAGCGTCGTCGCGAGCTGA
- a CDS encoding MazG nucleotide pyrophosphohydrolase domain-containing protein has translation MDEQRRVAEFLATHDLETDAASHALDLAAEVGEVAAAVNESTDYESSPETVAVPTDELGDALFALLATCERLDVDAGVALEESLAKYERRLDATGDPGSGATETE, from the coding sequence GTGGACGAACAACGACGTGTCGCCGAGTTTCTGGCGACACACGACCTCGAGACGGACGCGGCGTCCCACGCCCTCGACCTCGCCGCCGAGGTGGGAGAGGTCGCGGCGGCGGTGAACGAGTCGACCGACTACGAATCGTCACCGGAGACCGTCGCAGTGCCGACCGACGAACTCGGCGACGCACTGTTCGCGTTGCTGGCGACCTGCGAACGGCTGGACGTCGACGCCGGTGTGGCTCTCGAGGAGTCACTCGCGAAGTACGAGCGCCGTCTCGACGCGACCGGCGACCCCGGATCGGGAGCGACGGAGACCGAGTGA
- a CDS encoding zinc ribbon domain-containing protein, with protein MSKVTFRADDDLVERVEAHDASKSEVMRAALRAYLDGGTDSERRGEAADTHGRDDTSETDEESGPADGPAAVDESAAADGRTLTEVIDAAIADRIETLVERRVADRLGEVSADTGGPRRADDAAPRRRADGVRHRQYEEPAPRRSPSRERPRRTRRPPTVVVEVPSHAVSDGRERRHADADTHHDHRASERGGHSPSDAVGDRRESAPAAGREPSDTADSAIDRSPDGDVSDGNERRERHTASDTSPSCGQCGSELSDDHVYCPNCGEKAARRLFCECGDEVRSDWSFCPGCGRRTPTADVLDRPTGDPDTRRR; from the coding sequence ATGAGCAAGGTCACGTTCCGCGCCGACGACGACCTCGTCGAGCGTGTCGAGGCCCACGACGCGTCCAAGAGCGAGGTGATGCGCGCGGCACTGCGCGCGTACCTCGACGGGGGGACCGACTCCGAGCGACGCGGCGAGGCGGCCGACACCCACGGACGTGACGACACGAGTGAGACGGACGAGGAGTCGGGGCCGGCCGACGGCCCGGCGGCGGTCGACGAGAGCGCCGCCGCGGACGGGCGGACACTGACCGAAGTGATCGACGCCGCGATCGCCGACCGGATCGAGACGCTCGTCGAGCGACGAGTGGCGGACCGCCTCGGCGAGGTGTCGGCCGACACGGGCGGGCCGCGGCGAGCGGACGACGCGGCACCACGTCGACGGGCTGACGGGGTGCGTCATCGACAGTACGAGGAGCCGGCACCACGTCGGTCCCCGTCACGCGAACGGCCGCGTCGGACACGACGACCGCCGACGGTCGTCGTCGAGGTTCCGAGTCACGCGGTGTCCGACGGCCGCGAGCGGCGGCACGCCGACGCCGACACACACCACGACCACCGCGCCTCGGAGCGGGGCGGTCACAGTCCGTCCGACGCCGTCGGCGACCGCCGCGAGTCGGCGCCCGCCGCCGGCCGCGAGCCGTCCGACACCGCCGACTCCGCGATCGATCGATCGCCAGACGGCGACGTGTCCGACGGGAACGAGCGCCGGGAGCGACACACCGCGTCCGACACGTCACCGAGCTGTGGACAGTGTGGGAGCGAGTTGTCCGACGACCACGTGTACTGTCCGAACTGCGGCGAGAAGGCAGCCCGACGACTGTTCTGTGAGTGTGGCGACGAGGTGCGGTCCGACTGGTCGTTCTGTCCGGGCTGCGGCCGTCGGACGCCGACGGCGGACGTACTCGATCGACCGACGGGAGACCCGGACACGCGCCGCCGGTGA
- a CDS encoding ribbon-helix-helix domain-containing protein translates to MERVTLRIPKQQIEEVERMVETGEYPNRSEAIRAAVRDMLNEQDDGDDRSRRDRNNRGWAKA, encoded by the coding sequence ATGGAGCGTGTGACACTACGGATTCCGAAGCAGCAGATCGAGGAGGTCGAACGCATGGTCGAGACGGGCGAGTACCCGAACCGCAGCGAGGCGATTCGGGCGGCCGTCCGCGACATGCTGAACGAACAGGACGACGGCGACGACCGGTCGCGTCGTGACCGCAACAACCGCGGCTGGGCGAAGGCGTAG
- a CDS encoding NADH-quinone oxidoreductase subunit J, which produces MVAETIAFALFALVTLGSALGVVLVEDVWHSALLLGVALLSVAVHYVMLQAEFLAAMQILVYVGGVLILITFAVMLVRRDGTGVDADAGADPDTGVDRA; this is translated from the coding sequence ATGGTCGCAGAGACAATCGCGTTCGCGCTGTTCGCCCTCGTCACGTTGGGCTCGGCGCTGGGCGTCGTCCTGGTCGAGGACGTGTGGCACTCCGCACTCCTCCTCGGGGTGGCGCTGTTGAGCGTCGCGGTGCACTACGTGATGTTGCAGGCGGAGTTCCTCGCCGCCATGCAGATCCTCGTCTACGTCGGCGGGGTGCTCATCCTCATCACGTTCGCCGTCATGCTCGTCCGCCGTGACGGGACGGGCGTCGACGCCGACGCCGGCGCGGACCCCGACACGGGGGTGGATCGCGCGTGA
- a CDS encoding TIGR00269 family protein, whose product MECDTCGRDAVHHAAYSGRHLCGEHLCESVERRVRRRVREDDLLPDDATPADPQRWVIGLSGGKDSVVLTQILSETFAEDPRVELVALSIHEGIEGYRDESLAACERLTDDLDVTHETVSYAEEFDVRMDEVVEDDPENMAPCAYCGVFRRDLLEAYADEYDADKLLTGHNLDDEAQTAVMNFFEGDLRQMAKHYDASLGPFPDRNPTDRFVPRAKPLRDVPEKEVALYAHVRDLPAHITECPHASEAYRGEIQETLLALEEDHPGLRHSIMAGYEEIAAMAADRYRSAADHDGELSPCEECGSTTAHDVCRKCSLLRSLEAA is encoded by the coding sequence ATGGAGTGTGACACGTGCGGTCGCGACGCCGTCCACCACGCGGCGTACTCCGGACGCCACCTCTGTGGCGAGCACCTGTGTGAGTCCGTCGAGCGCCGCGTCCGTCGCCGCGTCCGGGAGGACGACCTCCTGCCCGACGACGCGACTCCGGCCGACCCACAGCGGTGGGTGATCGGCCTCTCCGGCGGGAAGGACAGTGTCGTGTTGACACAGATCCTCTCGGAGACGTTCGCCGAGGACCCGCGCGTCGAGTTGGTCGCGCTGTCGATCCACGAGGGGATCGAGGGGTACCGCGACGAGTCGCTGGCGGCCTGCGAACGACTCACCGACGACCTCGACGTGACCCACGAGACCGTCAGCTACGCGGAGGAGTTCGACGTGCGGATGGACGAGGTCGTCGAGGACGACCCCGAGAACATGGCCCCGTGTGCCTACTGCGGTGTGTTCCGTCGCGACCTGCTGGAGGCGTACGCCGACGAGTACGACGCGGACAAGCTGTTGACGGGCCACAACCTCGACGACGAGGCCCAGACCGCCGTCATGAACTTCTTCGAGGGGGATCTCCGACAGATGGCGAAACACTACGACGCCTCGCTCGGCCCGTTCCCGGACCGCAACCCGACGGACCGGTTCGTCCCGCGCGCCAAGCCGCTGCGGGACGTGCCGGAGAAGGAGGTGGCGCTGTACGCACACGTCCGGGACCTGCCGGCGCACATCACGGAGTGTCCCCACGCGAGCGAGGCCTACCGCGGGGAGATCCAGGAGACGCTACTCGCGTTGGAGGAGGATCACCCCGGACTCCGCCACTCGATCATGGCCGGCTACGAGGAGATCGCCGCGATGGCGGCCGACCGCTACCGGAGCGCGGCCGACCACGACGGCGAGCTCTCCCCGTGTGAGGAGTGCGGGTCGACGACTGCCCACGACGTGTGTCGGAAGTGTTCGCTGCTCCGCTCGCTCGAAGCGGCCTGA
- a CDS encoding molybdenum cofactor biosynthesis protein B, translated as MTDTDDDAGHAHGHEEHGDSGHDHGHDEREPDHDHDHGHDDHDHSHDHHATDLETVGYAVVTVSSSRRLAEDTAGDAIVAAVESADDEVVVRELVADEFDGVQSRVAGLADRADIDCVVTTGGTGVTPDDVTVEAVRDLFDTELPGFGELFRELSRDEIGTRVIATRATAGIVGSVPVFCLPGSENAARLGAEELVTAEAAHLAGLARRE; from the coding sequence GTGACAGACACCGACGACGACGCGGGTCACGCGCACGGGCACGAAGAACACGGCGACAGCGGCCACGACCACGGACACGACGAACGGGAGCCCGATCACGACCACGACCACGGACACGACGATCACGACCACAGTCACGACCACCACGCGACGGATCTGGAGACGGTCGGCTACGCGGTCGTCACCGTGTCGAGTTCGCGGCGGCTCGCGGAGGACACGGCTGGCGACGCCATCGTCGCGGCGGTGGAGAGCGCCGACGACGAGGTAGTGGTCCGGGAACTCGTCGCCGACGAGTTCGACGGGGTGCAGTCGCGCGTGGCCGGGCTCGCGGACCGTGCAGACATCGACTGCGTAGTGACGACCGGCGGGACGGGTGTCACGCCGGACGACGTGACCGTCGAGGCGGTCCGGGACCTGTTCGACACGGAGTTACCCGGCTTCGGGGAGCTGTTCCGAGAGCTCTCGCGGGACGAGATCGGGACGCGAGTGATCGCGACGCGTGCGACGGCGGGGATCGTCGGCAGCGTGCCGGTGTTCTGTCTCCCCGGCAGCGAGAACGCCGCGCGGCTCGGTGCCGAGGAACTCGTCACCGCCGAGGCGGCACACCTCGCCGGACTCGCACGCCGCGAGTGA
- a CDS encoding cation:proton antiporter yields the protein MASSLIAVVAAIIAVGVGAQLLADRFQVPSIIFLVAAGILLGPEGIGAYVPGVSPLLTPSSFGNALPSIVGLSVAIIVFEGAFHLQASKLREAPAETIRLVTLGAVIAFVGTTVVVHFALGTPWLVAALIGALLVATGPTVITPILSVVPVRNRVAAALETEGIVNDVTAAIVAVVVFEAILAGGATTAEFVVLFAERLGVGILVGSLVAGVVYYLLRYVDLSPGNAPRNARLLVLAGALVAYGAADLLKTEAGVAAVATAGILLGNAGVLLSDGIPYEEEITNFKGDVTLVVLSFVFINLAALLDFDVLFELGVGGLLVVVAVALVIRPLLVVVSARGDRFTRGETLFMSFVGPRGIIPASVATLFAVELADAGLQSAADTLVGTVFLVILATVVFEGGLARQIAEKLDVIPMRVIIVGGGTVGRALADRLEDRGENVVLVEQDDEQVQVARNQGHTVHIGDGTDMDELRAAGAANARTVIAATGDDDANLLISQLVASRFGPEQILARVNDPSNVDAFEELGVQVVSSTLATAQELDNYIERPAMARWMNELGQVGDVQEVEVTNEEMIGTSVRELGPEMPGNSLIALVARDGETMVPEADVTLEAGDRVTIIGDREDVRQSMEDFHPN from the coding sequence ATGGCGTCGTCACTGATCGCAGTCGTCGCGGCCATCATCGCGGTCGGTGTGGGAGCGCAACTGCTCGCCGACCGGTTCCAGGTACCGAGTATCATCTTCCTCGTCGCGGCCGGGATCCTGTTGGGCCCGGAGGGGATCGGCGCGTACGTGCCGGGCGTCAGCCCGCTGCTCACGCCGAGTTCCTTCGGGAACGCGCTGCCGTCGATCGTCGGCCTCTCCGTGGCGATCATCGTCTTCGAGGGAGCCTTCCACCTGCAGGCGAGCAAACTCCGGGAGGCGCCCGCGGAGACGATCCGACTCGTCACCCTCGGCGCGGTGATCGCGTTCGTCGGGACCACCGTAGTCGTCCACTTCGCGCTCGGGACGCCGTGGCTGGTGGCGGCGCTGATCGGCGCGCTGCTCGTCGCGACCGGACCCACGGTGATCACGCCGATCCTCTCGGTCGTGCCGGTGCGCAACCGCGTGGCGGCGGCACTGGAGACGGAGGGGATCGTCAACGACGTGACGGCGGCGATCGTCGCCGTCGTGGTGTTCGAGGCGATCCTCGCCGGCGGCGCGACGACCGCGGAGTTCGTCGTGTTGTTCGCCGAGCGGCTCGGCGTCGGTATCCTCGTCGGGAGTCTCGTCGCGGGGGTCGTCTACTACCTGCTCCGGTACGTCGACCTCTCGCCGGGGAACGCCCCACGGAACGCCCGGCTGCTCGTGTTGGCCGGCGCGCTCGTGGCGTACGGCGCGGCGGACCTGCTGAAGACGGAGGCGGGCGTCGCGGCGGTCGCGACCGCCGGCATCCTGCTCGGGAACGCGGGCGTGTTGTTGTCCGACGGCATCCCGTACGAGGAGGAGATCACGAACTTCAAGGGCGACGTGACGCTCGTCGTGCTCTCGTTCGTGTTCATCAACCTCGCCGCGCTGCTCGACTTCGACGTGTTGTTCGAGTTGGGCGTCGGCGGGCTGTTGGTCGTCGTCGCGGTCGCGCTGGTGATCCGGCCGCTGTTGGTGGTCGTGTCGGCACGCGGCGACCGGTTCACGCGCGGCGAGACGCTGTTCATGTCGTTCGTCGGGCCGCGGGGGATCATCCCCGCCTCGGTGGCGACGCTGTTCGCGGTGGAGTTGGCCGACGCCGGGTTGCAGTCCGCGGCGGACACCCTCGTCGGCACGGTGTTCCTGGTGATCCTCGCGACGGTCGTCTTCGAGGGTGGCCTGGCACGGCAGATCGCCGAGAAACTGGACGTCATACCCATGCGAGTCATCATCGTCGGGGGCGGCACCGTCGGCCGAGCGCTGGCGGACCGTCTCGAGGACCGTGGAGAGAACGTCGTCCTGGTCGAACAGGACGACGAACAGGTACAGGTCGCACGCAACCAGGGACACACCGTCCACATCGGCGACGGGACGGACATGGACGAACTCCGGGCCGCCGGGGCGGCCAACGCTCGGACCGTGATCGCGGCGACGGGCGACGACGACGCGAACCTCCTGATCTCGCAGTTGGTCGCGTCGCGGTTCGGTCCCGAGCAGATCCTCGCGCGTGTCAACGACCCGAGCAACGTCGACGCGTTCGAGGAGCTCGGCGTCCAGGTCGTCTCCTCGACGCTGGCGACGGCCCAGGAGCTGGACAACTACATCGAGCGGCCGGCGATGGCCCGCTGGATGAACGAACTCGGACAGGTCGGCGACGTCCAAGAGGTCGAGGTGACCAACGAGGAGATGATCGGCACCTCCGTCCGCGAGTTGGGGCCGGAGATGCCCGGCAACAGCCTGATCGCGCTGGTCGCTCGCGACGGGGAGACGATGGTCCCCGAGGCGGACGTGACGTTGGAGGCCGGCGACCGCGTGACGATCATCGGCGACCGCGAGGACGTGCGGCAGTCGATGGAGGACTTCCACCCGAACTGA